The Proteiniborus ethanoligenes genome contains a region encoding:
- the yycI gene encoding two-component system regulatory protein YycI, producing the protein MDGEVNMDWSKAKNILIIAFIITNVFLVYVLINSRSIDAPMVGEGFIEDVKVFLLEKDIKLAVEIPRNIPSLPLFSMKYETYDPQNIANKFLGENYTTETIKGNVYYIDNEKKVAVRNGNEIIYEDEGTRHRFNSLTTQMAKDLAEEFIKDMGFDLGDYRLSIATYKEGAYYIEYTKIIDDYYFEKSYMRFNIGLTGINKFERYWIESAEPYDSTKITIMSAPRALLKLLTMEEIFGKTIEDISICYYLDPQKYIGASDPRNTKGGKAAPVWRIVFNDGTKIFLEDN; encoded by the coding sequence TTGGATGGTGAAGTAAATATGGACTGGTCAAAGGCGAAAAATATTCTTATAATTGCCTTTATCATCACAAATGTTTTTTTGGTCTATGTGCTGATAAATAGCAGAAGTATAGATGCCCCTATGGTAGGAGAAGGCTTTATTGAGGATGTGAAAGTTTTTTTACTAGAAAAAGACATAAAATTAGCTGTAGAAATTCCTAGAAATATACCTTCTTTACCACTATTCAGTATGAAATATGAAACCTACGACCCCCAAAATATAGCCAACAAATTCTTAGGCGAAAATTACACTACTGAGACTATAAAGGGAAATGTATATTATATAGATAATGAAAAAAAAGTTGCAGTAAGAAATGGCAACGAAATTATATATGAAGATGAAGGTACAAGGCACAGGTTTAATAGCTTAACAACTCAAATGGCTAAGGATTTAGCTGAGGAGTTTATCAAGGATATGGGATTCGATTTAGGAGATTATAGATTAAGTATAGCAACATATAAAGAAGGGGCTTACTATATCGAATATACTAAAATCATTGATGACTATTATTTTGAAAAGAGCTATATGAGGTTTAATATTGGTTTGACTGGTATAAATAAATTTGAAAGATATTGGATAGAGTCTGCAGAGCCTTATGATTCAACAAAGATAACCATCATGTCTGCGCCTAGAGCTTTACTTAAGCTCCTAACCATGGAAGAAATATTTGGAAAGACAATAGAAGATATATCAATATGTTATTATTTAGACCCTCAAAAGTATATAGGGGCCAGCGACCCTAGAAATACGAAAGGTGGAAAGGCTGCCCCAGTTTGGCGAATTGTATTCAATGATGGAACAAAAATATTTTTAGAGGATAATTAA